TGGCCTCTGTGGTGTGGCTGGCATTGTTTTGCTGGTGCATCATGCAATCAGCCTTGGTGGCATGCTCAGGCTGTGTTTGCATGGTTACAGGCATAGTCATCGCCGCCGTTTGCCCGGATACAGGCAGCAGCGTCACTATGCATAACAATACGTAACAAAACAGTCGTTTCACCAACACATTCTCATATCAAACGTAACCAATCACTAAAGTAGTATACGGTAATCAGACCCGACAGTGAACTGAGAACTTTCAGGGCAAGCTTAATAACAGGTCAATAGCAGGTCGTTACAATAAAAACGCCGGTGATGACCGGCGTTTTTTATGTGCGAAGTATGTTGCCATTGCATTTTATTGATGGGCTAGCGCAATGCCCTTGGTGGGCTAGTGCGTTGCGGCGTAGGCTTCAACCTCAGACCATACGCGCAAAAAGTTTTCGCCCAGCAATTTTGCAATACTGGCTTCGTCGTAGCCCCGGTCTAACAAGCCCTGAACCAGGGAGGGGTATGACGACACATCTTTTAAGCCGATGGGCAGGGAATCGCCTACGCCATCGTAGTCTGAGCCTATCCCTACATGGTCGATACCTATTAAGCCGACAACATGGTCGATATGATCAAGTACATCTGCCAGGGTGGAGTACGGATAAGGGTTTTCACGGCTGTACGTCTCGGCAAAGTTTGCCGCTTCATCACTGTCGGCGCCAAACTCCTTAATGATGGCATTTTGCTGTTTGGTGCGGTTATCACTCCACATACGGGCTTCTTTGGTAACAAAACCTGAACCAAAGTTAATCATGACCACACCGCCGTTTTCACCCAGTTTGGTTAACATCGCATCGGTCATATTGCGCTCGAACCCCGGCGTAAAGGTTCGCAGTGAGGAGTGGGAGGCGATAACCGGCGTCTTGGTCAGCTCGATGACCTGATAAAACGCATCGTCTGAGACGTGGGAAATATCAATTAACATACCGATGTTATTCATTTCCGTGACCAGCTCTTTACCAAAATCACTTAAACCATTCCACTTACGGCGAATATCGTAAGATGAATCGCTAATGTGGTTGGCACGTGAGTGGGCCAGCGTAATATAGCGAATACCCCTTTCAAAGAAGATTTCCAGGTTTGCCATATCGCCTTGAATCGGTGAGCCGTTTTCCATACCCATAGGAAGAGAAATCAGACCGGCAGCAAACTGGTTACGCACATCAGCAGGGCTTTTAGCAATCGCAAATTTGTCGGGAGCGCGGGCAACGATTGCCTCAACAGAGTCGATGAGCGTGTGCGCCAGCTGGGTTGACTCGGGAGAATTATCTAAACTGGCTGGTACGTATACCGACATAAAGGGCGCATTTAAGCCGCCGCTTACTGCCCGGGGATAATCAAAATCACCACCGTCAGTGGCTTTGGTTACATCCACCCACTTGTTGTGCACGCGGTAAGGTACATCAATGTGGCCATCCACAATAATATAGCGCTGGGCGATATCCTGTGCAACGGTGAGGCCTTTAGGGGGCGTCGGTTGTGATGACGTAGACTGACAACCGCTAAGTAAAGCCAGTGCGGTAAAAGTGCCCGTAATGAGGGTGTGTTTCATGGTGTTAATCCCTGTTGTTTATTATTTATTGCTGAGTGGTTTCACGGCAAACCATGCCGGCCATAACGGCTGTTTGGGTAATCTTTATCATAAAACCTATCACGATTTTAAACATTACTCACGCGCTGAAAGCGCTTGCCCAACATGTTTCAAGGTGCGCCCGGTAAATTGCTGATATAGCACACAATGCAACCTGTGTAGACGGGGTTTCGGCCAGACGCTGTAAATGTATGTCAAAGCTATGCAGTAACGCGCCTATCCCTTCAAACCGACCTTACGCCTACTTTATCACTGTTGTTGGTGGTTGGTTAAGATTGACCGGGCACGGCTGGACGAGGCTAGCTAAATACGACATACTGGCCGCCGGCTGTTTGGCATTTGACCGCTTACGCGGTTTTTTAATGGGGCGTCAGGGGCGAGATTATTGCCTGTCCCTTGAAATTACCTGCCAGCACCCTATTAATTAATGACACTGGGAGGGGGGATTAATACAACCCATCCCCAAAACTTAAAATTGAATTGAGATAGTACTTATGGCAATGAACTTTGTACCGCTGGATAAAAATAAACATAAAGACCTTAAAGTAGCGGTAGATCCTGCTTTTCCATACGCTAAAAATACGCACCTGGCAGCCGCATCAATTCGCGAATTTGCCCAATTAGCCAGTGCGATGCCTTTAGTGATCATTCAGGATCCAAAAACGAACAACCACCACGTGGTAGCGATGTTAGGTATGGAGCCGGGCAAAAACCTGTTCCTGCAAAATGACAAGTGGGATGCCCCTCATGTGCCAATGAATATCGTTCGTTATCCGTTTGATGTTCGCCCTGACGGTGAAAAACTGGGTGTTTATGTTGACGAAAACAGTGATTTACTTAAAGACGACGGCCAGCCGTTATTTACCGAAGAAGGTGAACCCACTGAGTTTTTAAATAATCGTCAGAGACTGCTGGGTGATTTAGCCAATAGTGAAATGCTGACTCAAAAATTTGTCGCCAAAGTAGTAGAGTTGGAGTTACTTGAATCAATGCAACTTCGCTTACAATACGCTAACGGCGAAGGTCGCAACGTTGGTGGTATTATGACCATTAACGAGAAGAAGCTGTTCGAACTCTCTGACGAGCAGGTATTAGAACTGCATAAAGCCGGTTTCATGGGCGCAATTTATGCACTAATGATGTCGTTAGGCCAATTGAATCGCTTGATTGAGTTGTCGAATAAGTCTGACAATCCTATCAAGTCTATGCAGATGGAGCCTGCGCCTGCAGAGCAACCAGAACAAGCACCGGCGCAATAAGCGCTACGCTTAAGTCATTATAAGGGTGGGCGTCAGCCCACCTCTTATATAGCTCCCGCACTACTTACACACCATGCCATGGCAATCACCCTTTCAGATCTCTCAGTAAGACTCACAGACTCCTTTACCGCCGACTTTGCGCCCCTGCGCCTTGAGCCGGGTGAACATACGGTTATTACCGGTATTAACGGCAGTGGTAAGTCGATACTGGCCGCTGTAATAGCGGGGCAGGGAAAAGTCGTGCACGGTGAGCGCCACATTGATGGCACCGTAGGCTGGGTAAGTATCGCGCAACAACAAGCCATTGTCGCCGCTGAGCGGCGAAAAGATGATGCCGACATATTAGATATTGTGCCGACACCGAGCTGTGCGCGTGAGATTATACTGCAGGGCATTAATACACCGTCTGAAAAGCAGCACAGTGAAGTGCAGCGGTTAAGCAAAATTTTTGGTATCCAGCATTTACTGGAGCGTGACTTTATCGCACTCTCTAGTGGCGAAACACGCAAGGTGTTGCTGGTACAGCAGTTATTGGGCAAACCCGATTGGCTGGTACTGGATGAGCCCTTTGATGGGTTGGACGCGCAAACGGCCGAACGTTTTTCGATTCTGCTTGATGACATTAAGCAGGATTGCACCATTATAATGGTGGTGAATCGCCAGAGCGAAATACCACAGTGGGCGCAACGGCTGCTGTTTTTATCGGCAGGCCAAATTGGCTGGCAAATACGCGCCAGGCAACTGAACGCTGATGCGCTTCAGCCGCTGCGGCAAATTTTACATATTCAGCAAAACGTTACGTCCTTACCAGAGCAGGATGCAACCAGCAAAGCGCCTGCGTTATCAGAGCCGAATGCGCCGCTGGTCAGGCTGCGTAGCGGGCGGGTAGCCTGGGGCGATGATATCATTTTTGAAAAGCTCGACTGGACAATTATGCCCGGCGAGCACTGGCAGGTAACAGGGCCAAATGGCTCAGGTAAAACCTGCCTGCTAACACTCATTACGGGCGATAACCCCCAGTGCTACAGTAACGATCTCAATGTGTTTGGTTTTCAACGCGGCAGTGGCGAAAGTATCTGGCAAATCAAACAGCACCTGGGCATTGTGTCTAATAGTCTGCACCTGCAATACCGGGTAAATTGTTCGGCCATTGATGTTGTCTGCTCCGGCTTTTACGATAGCATCGGTTTATATCAATCGCCCACCCGGCAGCAACGAACACTCGCCTTACAGTGGCTTGAAACCATCGCGTTAGCGTCAGAAGCACACAGCCCTTTTCAGTCATTGTCATATGGCGACCAACGATTATTGTTAATTGCCCGTGCGATGGTAAAGCATCCCAGCCTGCTTATTCTGGATGAACCCTGCAACGGACTCGATGATATCAATCGGCA
This genomic interval from Alteromonas gilva contains the following:
- a CDS encoding dipeptidase gives rise to the protein MKHTLITGTFTALALLSGCQSTSSQPTPPKGLTVAQDIAQRYIIVDGHIDVPYRVHNKWVDVTKATDGGDFDYPRAVSGGLNAPFMSVYVPASLDNSPESTQLAHTLIDSVEAIVARAPDKFAIAKSPADVRNQFAAGLISLPMGMENGSPIQGDMANLEIFFERGIRYITLAHSRANHISDSSYDIRRKWNGLSDFGKELVTEMNNIGMLIDISHVSDDAFYQVIELTKTPVIASHSSLRTFTPGFERNMTDAMLTKLGENGGVVMINFGSGFVTKEARMWSDNRTKQQNAIIKEFGADSDEAANFAETYSRENPYPYSTLADVLDHIDHVVGLIGIDHVGIGSDYDGVGDSLPIGLKDVSSYPSLVQGLLDRGYDEASIAKLLGENFLRVWSEVEAYAATH
- a CDS encoding SapC family protein, with amino-acid sequence MAMNFVPLDKNKHKDLKVAVDPAFPYAKNTHLAAASIREFAQLASAMPLVIIQDPKTNNHHVVAMLGMEPGKNLFLQNDKWDAPHVPMNIVRYPFDVRPDGEKLGVYVDENSDLLKDDGQPLFTEEGEPTEFLNNRQRLLGDLANSEMLTQKFVAKVVELELLESMQLRLQYANGEGRNVGGIMTINEKKLFELSDEQVLELHKAGFMGAIYALMMSLGQLNRLIELSNKSDNPIKSMQMEPAPAEQPEQAPAQ
- the modF gene encoding molybdate ABC transporter ATP-binding protein ModF, with translation MAITLSDLSVRLTDSFTADFAPLRLEPGEHTVITGINGSGKSILAAVIAGQGKVVHGERHIDGTVGWVSIAQQQAIVAAERRKDDADILDIVPTPSCAREIILQGINTPSEKQHSEVQRLSKIFGIQHLLERDFIALSSGETRKVLLVQQLLGKPDWLVLDEPFDGLDAQTAERFSILLDDIKQDCTIIMVVNRQSEIPQWAQRLLFLSAGQIGWQIRARQLNADALQPLRQILHIQQNVTSLPEQDATSKAPALSEPNAPLVRLRSGRVAWGDDIIFEKLDWTIMPGEHWQVTGPNGSGKTCLLTLITGDNPQCYSNDLNVFGFQRGSGESIWQIKQHLGIVSNSLHLQYRVNCSAIDVVCSGFYDSIGLYQSPTRQQRTLALQWLETIALASEAHSPFQSLSYGDQRLLLIARAMVKHPSLLILDEPCNGLDDINRHKVLAMMELLARSGHTTLLYVNHHSEDTIASISRCLDMRDYRPTS